One segment of Natronosalvus halobius DNA contains the following:
- a CDS encoding DNA double-strand break repair ATPase Rad50: protein MRVDSLSLRNFKCYAEAHLGLEHGVTVVHGVNGSGKSTLLEAVFFALYGSKALDDRTLDDVITIGEDESEVDLAFTHDGTSYRIRRELKLRGDRATTTTCVLETPDDTVEGARDVRREVTQLLRMDADAFVNCAYVRQGEVNKLIHASPRERQDMIDDLLQLGALEEYRERASEARLGVKDVLDRQEGALEKLREQIETKEEKDLPERLNALETRRADVVAEIDNFESQREAARETLEDATEVLERHEETREEITALEGDVEELRETISATERERESLLETIQDLESEHESVLEERASLLEALEEPVALSAGGAGDSDDVDGSDGADSSDGPNRAESADENAPTVDARIDTLESRDDELRDQLEEIRVEITETTGKVDRLRTRADELESEADEKQATIDDLTETLEAEAETIERREETLSELEDEIEAQRNRFEDAPIPFGDADDHREELAAQRDEYKSDLATVTARIEAVEASIEEGEALLEEGKCPECGQPVQDSPHVDVLDERREELTDLETERDDIEADLEDAESRLEGAEDLVEVESEVAELEGNRENVAQLLDEKRETIAERRERREELEGRVEDLRESATEKRDEADALEDGLAETRKRLGDLNGERAEIKTELETLESVESLTDRLEELAGDLERARTERANKAELNEERRTRLSDKRERKRTLEDEFDKGRIEDAREKKRNAENYLEQVEPKLEELEEKREGIQNAIGAVEQELEDLEDLRTDLERVEDRVADLQSLYDEAETLQATYGDLRAELRQRNVETLERLLNETFDLVYQNDSYAAIDLDGDYRLTVYQKDGEALEPEQLSGGERALFNLSLRCAIYRLLAEGVEGSAPMPPLILDEPTVFLDSGHVTQLVSLIESMRDLGVEQIVVVSHDEELVGAADDLVRVEKDATSNRSRLERGEPPEAALLASD from the coding sequence GTGAGAGTCGACTCCCTCTCCCTGCGCAACTTCAAGTGCTACGCCGAGGCCCACCTCGGCCTCGAGCACGGCGTCACCGTCGTCCACGGCGTCAACGGCAGCGGCAAGTCGACCCTGCTCGAGGCCGTCTTCTTCGCGCTCTACGGCTCGAAGGCCCTCGACGACCGAACCCTCGACGACGTGATCACCATCGGCGAGGACGAGAGCGAGGTCGACCTCGCCTTTACCCACGACGGGACGAGCTACCGCATCCGCCGGGAACTCAAACTTCGGGGCGACCGGGCGACCACCACGACGTGCGTCCTGGAGACGCCCGACGACACGGTCGAGGGCGCCCGGGACGTCCGCCGGGAGGTGACGCAACTCCTGCGGATGGACGCCGACGCGTTCGTCAACTGCGCGTACGTCCGCCAGGGCGAGGTGAACAAGCTGATTCACGCCTCCCCGCGCGAGCGACAGGACATGATCGACGACCTCCTCCAGCTCGGCGCGCTCGAGGAGTACCGCGAGCGGGCGAGCGAGGCACGATTGGGTGTCAAGGACGTCCTCGACCGCCAGGAGGGTGCCCTCGAGAAACTGCGCGAGCAGATCGAGACGAAGGAGGAGAAGGACCTCCCCGAGCGGCTCAACGCCCTCGAGACCCGGCGAGCCGACGTGGTCGCGGAGATCGACAACTTCGAGTCCCAGCGCGAAGCCGCCCGGGAGACGCTCGAGGACGCGACGGAGGTCCTCGAGCGCCACGAGGAGACCCGCGAGGAGATTACGGCGCTCGAGGGCGACGTCGAGGAGCTCCGGGAGACGATTTCGGCGACCGAGCGCGAGCGAGAATCCCTCCTCGAGACGATCCAGGACCTCGAATCCGAGCACGAGAGCGTCCTGGAGGAACGAGCATCATTACTCGAGGCCCTCGAGGAACCGGTTGCGCTCTCGGCAGGTGGTGCTGGGGACTCCGACGATGTCGACGGTTCCGATGGTGCCGACAGTTCCGATGGTCCAAACCGTGCCGAGAGCGCCGACGAGAACGCACCGACCGTCGACGCCCGCATCGACACCCTCGAGTCACGAGACGACGAACTTCGGGACCAACTCGAGGAGATTCGCGTCGAGATCACCGAGACGACCGGCAAGGTCGACCGACTCCGGACCCGCGCGGACGAACTCGAGTCGGAAGCCGACGAGAAGCAAGCGACGATCGACGATCTCACCGAGACGCTCGAGGCGGAGGCCGAGACGATCGAACGACGAGAGGAGACGCTTTCGGAACTCGAGGACGAGATCGAAGCGCAGCGAAATCGCTTCGAGGACGCGCCGATCCCGTTCGGCGACGCGGACGACCACCGCGAGGAACTGGCGGCCCAGCGAGACGAGTACAAATCCGATCTCGCCACCGTGACGGCCAGGATCGAGGCCGTCGAGGCGTCGATCGAGGAGGGCGAGGCCCTGCTCGAGGAGGGGAAGTGTCCCGAGTGTGGCCAGCCCGTCCAGGACTCGCCCCACGTCGACGTACTCGACGAACGCCGGGAGGAACTGACCGACCTCGAAACCGAGCGGGACGATATCGAGGCCGACCTGGAGGACGCCGAATCCAGACTCGAAGGCGCTGAGGACCTGGTCGAAGTCGAGAGCGAGGTCGCAGAACTCGAGGGCAACCGCGAGAACGTCGCCCAGTTGCTCGACGAAAAGCGCGAGACGATCGCGGAGCGCCGCGAGCGGCGCGAGGAACTCGAAGGGCGCGTCGAGGATCTTCGGGAGTCGGCGACCGAGAAACGCGACGAGGCGGACGCGCTCGAGGACGGCCTGGCCGAGACCCGGAAACGCCTGGGAGACCTCAACGGCGAGCGCGCCGAGATCAAGACCGAACTCGAGACCCTCGAATCGGTGGAATCGCTCACCGATCGGCTCGAGGAGCTCGCGGGCGACCTCGAGCGTGCCCGCACGGAACGGGCGAACAAGGCCGAGTTGAACGAGGAACGCCGGACTCGCCTCTCGGACAAACGGGAGCGAAAGCGGACCCTCGAGGACGAGTTCGACAAGGGCCGGATCGAGGACGCCCGCGAGAAGAAACGAAATGCAGAGAACTACCTCGAGCAGGTCGAACCGAAACTCGAAGAGCTCGAGGAGAAGCGCGAGGGCATCCAGAACGCGATTGGCGCCGTCGAGCAGGAACTCGAGGACCTCGAGGACCTCCGAACGGACCTCGAGCGAGTCGAGGATCGGGTGGCGGACCTCCAGTCGCTGTACGACGAGGCCGAGACGCTGCAGGCGACCTACGGCGACCTCCGGGCCGAACTGCGCCAGCGAAACGTCGAGACGCTCGAGCGCCTGCTCAACGAGACGTTCGACCTGGTCTACCAGAACGACTCCTACGCGGCGATCGACCTGGACGGCGATTATCGGCTGACGGTCTACCAGAAGGATGGGGAGGCGCTCGAGCCCGAACAGCTATCCGGGGGCGAGCGGGCCCTGTTCAACCTGAGCCTCCGCTGTGCGATCTACCGGCTGCTGGCGGAGGGCGTTGAGGGATCGGCTCCGATGCCGCCGTTGATCCTCGACGAGCCGACTGTGTTCCTGGACTCGGGACACGTCACCCAGCTCGTGTCGCTCATCGAGTCGATGCGCGACCTGGGCGTCGAACAGATCGTGGTCGTGAGCCACGACGAAGAACTCGTGGGCGCGGCCGACGACCTCGTGCGCGTCGAGAAGGACGCTACGTCGAATCGCTCGCGCCTCGAGCGCGGCGAACCCCCGGAGGCGGCGTTGCTGGCGTCCGATTGA
- the sufD gene encoding Fe-S cluster assembly protein SufD has protein sequence MSTQVHANLTPEQVRQISGDLEEPEWMLETRLEALEALEELDMPDVIRTPGRNWTNLHGLDFESLVDPLNAAEEKDQVGPDDVDVLPWAEALDEHEDLVREHFGSIVDPQENYLTALSTALFSTGTVIYVPEGVDAEDVTIRTEMHSRSLFNYTLVVTEDSSSVTILERQSTGTELDEEQYYSGIVEIAAGENSYVQYGSLQNLSEESYCFSAKRGETDTYATINWIEGNIGTKLTKTETSTLLSGDSSETQIVGAFFGHDDQHFDIDAKVWHRAEHTTADLVTRGVTDDTARSVYEGVQDVGRDAWDTSSYQRENTLMLSDESEADASPKLIINNHDTEASHSATVGQIDAEDLLYMTSRGVSPRLARNMLVEGFFVPVLEEVAVDELREDLEDLIQARLE, from the coding sequence ATGAGCACGCAGGTACACGCCAATTTGACGCCGGAACAGGTACGCCAAATTTCGGGGGACCTCGAGGAACCCGAGTGGATGCTCGAGACCCGTCTCGAGGCCCTCGAGGCCCTCGAGGAACTGGACATGCCGGACGTGATCCGTACGCCGGGTCGCAACTGGACGAACCTCCACGGACTCGACTTCGAGTCCCTCGTGGACCCCCTCAACGCGGCTGAAGAGAAAGACCAGGTCGGCCCCGACGACGTCGACGTGCTCCCGTGGGCGGAGGCCCTCGACGAGCACGAAGACCTCGTGCGCGAGCACTTCGGCTCCATCGTCGACCCCCAGGAGAACTACCTGACGGCGCTGTCGACGGCGCTGTTCAGTACGGGAACCGTGATCTACGTCCCCGAGGGCGTCGACGCCGAGGACGTCACGATCCGGACCGAGATGCACTCCCGATCGCTGTTCAATTACACGCTCGTCGTCACCGAAGACTCGAGTTCGGTGACGATTCTCGAGCGCCAGTCCACCGGGACGGAACTCGACGAGGAGCAGTACTACAGCGGCATCGTCGAGATCGCCGCCGGCGAGAACAGCTACGTCCAGTACGGGAGCCTCCAGAACCTCTCGGAGGAATCGTACTGCTTCAGCGCCAAACGCGGCGAGACCGACACCTACGCCACGATCAACTGGATCGAGGGCAACATCGGAACCAAGCTGACGAAGACCGAAACCTCGACCCTGCTCTCCGGGGACTCCTCGGAGACCCAGATCGTCGGCGCCTTCTTCGGCCACGACGATCAGCACTTCGACATCGACGCGAAGGTCTGGCACCGCGCCGAGCACACGACCGCGGACCTCGTCACCCGCGGCGTCACCGACGACACCGCCCGCTCGGTCTACGAGGGCGTCCAGGACGTCGGCAGGGACGCCTGGGACACGAGTTCCTACCAGCGCGAGAACACCCTGATGCTGAGCGACGAGTCGGAGGCCGACGCCTCGCCGAAGCTCATCATCAACAACCACGACACCGAGGCCAGTCACTCCGCGACGGTCGGCCAGATCGACGCGGAGGACCTGCTGTACATGACTTCGCGTGGAGTCTCCCCGCGACTCGCGCGCAATATGCTCGTGGAGGGCTTCTTCGTGCCCGTGCTCGAGGAAGTCGCCGTCGACGAGCTGCGCGAGGACCTCGAGGACCTGATTCAGGCGCGTCTCGAGTAG
- the sufB gene encoding Fe-S cluster assembly protein SufB produces MSSEQDHLKDTDTEARFEFKKEERSAVKSGKGLTEEVVNLISDDKDEPDWMRERRLRALRQYHAMPLPTDWPGQPDLTELDIEEIVPYIRPDVDKREGVDDWDELPDDIKDTFEQLGIPEAERKALSGVGAQYESEVVYQNMQEQWEEKGVIFMNMDQAVKEHPEIVKEHFMTTCVPPSDNKFAALHGAVWSGGSFVYVPEDVTVEMPVQAYFRMNSEGMGQFEHTLIVAEPGSEVHYIEGCSAPKYGKHNLHSGGVEVFVKEGAHVQYSTVQNWSKNTYNLNTKRAIVEADGTMEWVSGSMGSKATMLYPCSILKGRGATDTHITIAFAGEGQNIDTGAKVYHNAPDTKSTIESKSISKDGGRTNYRGLVHIADGAENSSTAVECDALMFDNESTSDTMPYMEIEESKVDVAHEATVGKIGDEDIFYLQSRGLDDDDAKKMIVAGFIEPITEELPIEYAVELNRLIELEMEGSLG; encoded by the coding sequence ATGAGTTCAGAACAAGACCACCTCAAAGACACCGACACCGAAGCCAGGTTCGAGTTCAAGAAAGAAGAGCGCTCAGCCGTCAAATCGGGGAAGGGGTTGACCGAAGAAGTCGTCAACCTCATCAGCGACGACAAGGACGAACCCGACTGGATGCGCGAGCGCCGCCTGCGCGCGCTTCGGCAGTACCACGCGATGCCGCTCCCGACGGACTGGCCCGGCCAGCCGGACCTGACCGAGCTCGACATCGAAGAGATCGTCCCCTACATCCGCCCGGACGTCGACAAGCGCGAAGGCGTCGACGACTGGGACGAACTCCCCGACGACATCAAGGACACGTTCGAACAGCTCGGCATTCCGGAGGCCGAGCGGAAGGCGCTCTCGGGCGTCGGCGCGCAGTACGAGTCCGAGGTCGTCTACCAGAACATGCAAGAACAGTGGGAGGAGAAGGGCGTCATCTTCATGAACATGGACCAGGCGGTCAAGGAGCACCCCGAGATCGTCAAGGAACATTTCATGACGACTTGTGTCCCCCCGAGCGACAACAAGTTCGCTGCGCTCCACGGTGCGGTCTGGTCTGGCGGTTCGTTCGTCTACGTCCCCGAGGACGTAACCGTCGAGATGCCTGTCCAGGCGTACTTCCGGATGAACAGCGAGGGTATGGGCCAGTTCGAGCACACGCTCATCGTTGCCGAACCCGGTTCGGAGGTCCACTACATCGAGGGCTGTTCGGCCCCGAAGTACGGCAAGCACAACCTCCACAGCGGAGGCGTCGAGGTCTTCGTCAAGGAGGGCGCACACGTCCAGTACTCCACCGTGCAGAACTGGTCGAAGAACACCTACAACCTCAACACCAAACGGGCCATCGTCGAGGCCGACGGGACGATGGAGTGGGTTTCGGGCTCGATGGGCTCGAAGGCCACCATGCTCTACCCGTGTTCGATCCTCAAGGGTCGCGGCGCCACCGATACGCACATCACCATCGCCTTCGCGGGCGAAGGTCAGAACATCGACACCGGCGCGAAGGTCTACCACAACGCGCCGGACACGAAGTCGACGATTGAGTCGAAGTCGATCAGCAAGGACGGCGGCCGCACCAATTACAGAGGATTGGTCCACATCGCTGACGGCGCGGAGAACTCCTCCACCGCGGTGGAGTGTGACGCGTTGATGTTCGACAACGAGTCGACCTCGGACACCATGCCGTACATGGAAATCGAGGAGTCGAAGGTCGACGTCGCCCACGAGGCCACCGTCGGGAAGATCGGCGACGAGGACATCTTCTACCTCCAGTCTCGTGGACTGGACGACGACGACGCGAAGAAGATGATCGTCGCTGGGTTCATCGAACCCATCACGGAGGAACTGCCCATCGAGTACGCGGTCGAACTCAACCGCCTCATCGAACTCGAGATGGAGGGAAGCCTCGGATAA
- a CDS encoding ABC transporter ATP-binding protein: MARLELKNLHAKVAEGDEQILHGVDLEVNSGEIHALMGPNGSGKSTTSKIVAGHPAYEVTEGEVLIHLEEGEFGDEIDIPEDKRTWNLLELEPNERAALGVFLGFQYPAEIEGVTMTNFLRTALNAKIEEREELFEEGEGEDDEDEDDTPATSPMEGPADDGEIGVSEFQDLLREKMEQLDMDEKFAHRYLNAGFSGGEKKQNEVLQAAILEPSIAVLDEIDSGLDIDRLQDVSNGINSLRDDQGTGILQITHYQRILDYVEPDRVHIMLDGQVVKSGDASLAEQLEDKGYDWVREEVYETA; this comes from the coding sequence ATGGCACGTCTTGAACTCAAAAATCTGCACGCGAAAGTAGCTGAGGGCGACGAACAGATCCTGCACGGCGTCGACCTCGAGGTCAACTCGGGCGAGATCCACGCCCTGATGGGGCCCAACGGCTCCGGGAAGTCGACGACCTCGAAGATCGTCGCCGGCCACCCGGCCTACGAGGTCACCGAGGGTGAGGTCCTGATCCACCTCGAGGAGGGCGAGTTCGGCGACGAAATCGACATCCCCGAGGACAAGCGCACGTGGAATCTGCTCGAACTCGAGCCAAACGAGCGCGCGGCACTGGGCGTCTTCCTCGGCTTCCAGTACCCGGCCGAGATCGAGGGCGTCACGATGACGAACTTCCTCCGGACGGCGCTCAACGCGAAGATCGAAGAGCGCGAAGAGTTGTTCGAAGAGGGCGAGGGTGAGGACGACGAGGACGAAGACGATACGCCTGCCACGTCGCCGATGGAAGGTCCGGCTGACGACGGCGAGATCGGCGTCTCCGAATTCCAGGACCTCCTCCGGGAGAAGATGGAACAGCTCGACATGGACGAGAAGTTCGCCCACCGCTACCTCAACGCCGGCTTCTCCGGCGGGGAGAAAAAGCAGAACGAAGTGCTCCAGGCCGCGATTCTCGAGCCCTCGATCGCCGTCCTCGACGAGATCGACTCCGGGCTCGACATCGACCGCCTCCAGGACGTCTCGAACGGGATCAACTCCCTGCGCGACGACCAGGGTACGGGCATCCTCCAGATTACCCACTACCAGCGCATCCTGGACTACGTCGAACCCGACCGCGTCCACATCATGCTCGACGGTCAGGTCGTCAAGAGCGGCGACGCCAGCCTCGCCGAGCAACTCGAGGACAAGGGGTACGACTGGGTGCGCGAGGAGGTCTACGAGACCGCGTAA
- a CDS encoding DUF7322 domain-containing protein, translated as MDLEPSDHEPEEFDPESDLYDPDSDSLTIPRVETDASDADPKLVTMFWALVLVVKASILTTALGILLLAFDVMPQFGLAALAAGVVLAGFAVYRYRTFDPSAVSSDDSDSSDDNDGNDDGDSKDDGNGDDASEDPANTDVERIADDPTVEHSTAATAEDQP; from the coding sequence GTGGATCTCGAGCCGAGCGACCACGAACCCGAGGAGTTCGACCCCGAGAGCGACCTCTACGATCCGGATTCCGACTCGTTGACGATCCCGCGGGTCGAGACTGACGCCAGCGACGCCGATCCGAAACTGGTCACGATGTTCTGGGCGCTCGTGCTCGTCGTCAAGGCGTCTATTCTCACGACTGCCCTCGGAATTCTGTTGCTCGCGTTCGACGTCATGCCGCAGTTTGGCCTGGCGGCGCTCGCGGCCGGAGTCGTGCTCGCCGGGTTCGCCGTCTACCGGTACCGGACGTTCGATCCGTCGGCCGTCTCGAGCGACGATAGTGATAGCAGCGACGACAATGATGGCAACGACGACGGAGATAGCAAAGACGATGGCAATGGCGACGATGCCTCGGAAGACCCCGCAAACACCGACGTCGAGAGAATCGCCGACGATCCGACTGTCGAACACTCGACGGCAGCCACCGCGGAGGACCAGCCGTGA
- a CDS encoding DNA-directed DNA polymerase — translation MTDAGQAGLDAFSASDDEADERPDEEAVHVAGNGGALGSEVIDVQAETLPEPDGTLELAVMQVDYTVSGYGDDESPIVHVFGRTRENELEHVKVLGFRPYFYAPTETLEEDALERHDRITGWEERGSDGQPYESIRGERLTKIFGQTPRDVGQMRDEFEHYEADILFPNRLLIDKDIRSGIRLPERRADDGSLVVPHDELEACEVDADQRVQTFDIEVEDRNGFPEDGEEPIICLASHDSYRDEYILWIFEADDGDGEPPATLENYEPIEGDIDHEVRAFEGEEAMLEAFLDYVDETDPDVLTGWNFDDFDAPYFLDRLEVLEGPHHDYDLDPDRLSRIGEVWRSNWGGPDIKGRIVFDLLYGYQRMVFSELDSYRLDAVGEAELGVGKERYAGSIGDLWEDDPTRLLEYNLRDVELCVELDRQQEIVAFWDEVRTFVGCKLEDAPTPGDTVDMYVLHEAYGRFALPSKGQQEAGEEYEGGAVFEPITGVKENVTVLDLKSLYPMCMTTINASPETRVDPDEYDGETFVAPTTPEPTHFRQEPDGVMREMITELLAEREEKKSLRNEHEPGSLEYEQYDRQQGAVKVIMNSLYGVSGWERFRLYDKEAASAITATGREVIEFTETAANELNYHVSYGDTDSVMLELGPEVTKEEAIEQSFEIEEYVNGRYDDFAREELNAEEHRFQIEFEKLYRRFFQAGTKKRYAGHIVWKEGKDVDDVDITGFEYKRSDIAPITKEVQHRVIEMIVRDGDIEGVEEYVAEIIEDFEDGNVSLEEIAIPGGIGKRLDNYDTDTAHVRGAKYANLLLGTNFDRGSKPKRLYLERVDPAFFRRVEDEQGLDPHTDPVYGAFKRDPDVICFEYDDQVPEAFAVDYDKMLEKTLKGPIERILEALDMSWEEVKSGQTQTGLDSFM, via the coding sequence ATGACTGACGCGGGCCAGGCAGGGCTGGATGCGTTCTCGGCGTCGGACGACGAGGCCGACGAACGCCCCGACGAGGAAGCCGTACATGTCGCCGGCAACGGCGGCGCGCTCGGCAGCGAGGTAATCGACGTGCAAGCGGAGACGCTTCCGGAACCCGATGGGACGCTCGAACTCGCCGTAATGCAGGTCGACTACACCGTGTCGGGCTACGGCGACGACGAGTCCCCAATCGTACACGTCTTCGGGCGTACACGCGAGAACGAACTCGAACACGTGAAGGTGCTCGGCTTTCGGCCGTACTTCTATGCGCCGACCGAGACGCTCGAGGAGGACGCCCTCGAGCGTCACGACCGAATCACCGGCTGGGAAGAGAGGGGGTCAGATGGTCAACCATACGAGAGTATCCGCGGCGAGCGACTGACGAAAATATTCGGCCAGACGCCCCGCGACGTCGGCCAGATGCGCGACGAGTTCGAGCACTACGAGGCAGACATCCTGTTTCCCAACCGATTGCTGATCGACAAGGACATCCGGAGCGGGATTCGCCTGCCCGAGCGACGAGCGGACGACGGGAGCCTCGTCGTCCCGCACGACGAACTCGAGGCTTGCGAGGTCGACGCCGACCAGCGTGTACAGACGTTCGACATCGAGGTCGAGGACCGGAACGGCTTCCCCGAGGACGGCGAGGAGCCGATCATCTGTCTGGCCAGCCACGACTCCTACCGCGACGAGTACATTCTGTGGATCTTCGAGGCCGACGACGGTGACGGCGAGCCGCCGGCGACCCTCGAGAACTACGAGCCCATCGAAGGCGACATCGACCACGAGGTCCGCGCGTTCGAAGGCGAAGAAGCCATGCTCGAGGCGTTTCTCGACTACGTAGACGAGACCGATCCAGACGTGCTTACGGGGTGGAACTTCGACGACTTCGACGCCCCCTACTTTCTCGACCGGCTAGAGGTGCTCGAGGGGCCACACCACGACTACGATCTGGACCCGGACCGACTATCACGAATCGGTGAGGTCTGGCGAAGCAACTGGGGTGGCCCGGACATCAAGGGTCGTATCGTCTTCGACCTGCTCTATGGCTACCAGCGAATGGTCTTCTCGGAACTGGACTCTTACCGTCTCGACGCGGTAGGCGAGGCCGAGTTAGGTGTGGGCAAGGAGCGCTACGCCGGGTCGATCGGGGACCTCTGGGAGGACGACCCCACCCGCCTGCTCGAGTACAACCTCCGAGACGTGGAACTCTGCGTCGAACTCGACCGCCAACAGGAGATCGTCGCCTTCTGGGACGAGGTGCGCACGTTCGTCGGGTGCAAACTCGAGGACGCACCCACGCCCGGAGATACCGTCGACATGTACGTCCTCCACGAAGCCTACGGGCGGTTCGCCCTCCCCTCGAAGGGCCAGCAAGAGGCGGGCGAGGAGTACGAGGGCGGGGCGGTCTTCGAGCCGATCACGGGCGTCAAGGAGAACGTGACCGTGCTCGACCTGAAGAGCCTGTACCCGATGTGTATGACGACGATCAACGCCTCCCCGGAGACGAGAGTCGATCCCGATGAGTACGACGGGGAGACGTTCGTCGCGCCTACAACCCCGGAACCGACCCACTTTCGGCAGGAACCCGACGGCGTTATGCGCGAGATGATCACCGAGTTGCTGGCCGAGCGCGAGGAGAAGAAATCGCTCCGAAACGAGCACGAACCGGGCAGCCTCGAGTACGAGCAGTACGACCGCCAGCAGGGGGCCGTGAAGGTTATCATGAACTCGTTGTACGGGGTGTCGGGATGGGAACGTTTTCGTCTATATGACAAAGAAGCCGCATCCGCAATCACGGCCACTGGGCGCGAAGTCATCGAATTTACAGAGACTGCCGCAAACGAACTGAATTATCATGTTTCGTATGGTGACACCGACAGCGTCATGCTCGAGCTGGGCCCCGAGGTCACGAAGGAAGAGGCCATCGAGCAGTCGTTCGAAATCGAGGAGTACGTCAACGGCCGCTACGACGACTTCGCGCGCGAAGAACTCAACGCCGAGGAACACCGCTTCCAGATCGAGTTCGAGAAACTGTACCGGCGATTCTTCCAGGCCGGTACCAAGAAGCGCTACGCCGGCCACATCGTCTGGAAGGAGGGCAAGGACGTCGACGACGTCGACATCACCGGCTTCGAGTACAAGCGCTCGGACATCGCGCCGATCACCAAAGAAGTGCAACACCGGGTGATCGAGATGATCGTCCGCGATGGTGACATCGAGGGCGTCGAGGAGTACGTCGCCGAGATCATCGAGGACTTCGAGGACGGGAACGTCAGCCTCGAGGAGATCGCGATTCCGGGCGGAATCGGCAAGCGCCTGGATAACTACGACACCGACACGGCCCACGTTCGCGGGGCGAAGTACGCGAACCTCCTGCTGGGGACGAACTTCGACCGCGGGAGCAAGCCAAAGCGACTGTATCTGGAGCGCGTCGACCCCGCCTTCTTCCGGCGTGTCGAGGACGAGCAGGGGCTGGATCCCCACACCGATCCCGTCTACGGCGCGTTCAAACGCGACCCCGACGTGATCTGTTTCGAGTACGACGACCAGGTGCCCGAGGCGTTCGCAGTCGACTACGACAAGATGCTCGAGAAGACGCTCAAGGGGCCGATCGAGCGAATCCTCGAGGCGCTCGACATGTCCTGGGAGGAGGTCAAGTCGGGACAGACCCAGACGGGTCTCGATTCGTTCATGTAG
- a CDS encoding DUF7346 family protein yields the protein MKPVRDDDGTRYLLVKRSSDSSLVRDPRTGEERYVTNDRLETLPEESALELAARAVDGDVRTPLLSIHDERTLGLVLEIARRGPLGVREILGYSDFCESDLHGRLAVLTAGGVLEETEVGGERGYAISESARRGLEVLTEGTAVDGERSP from the coding sequence GTGAAACCCGTCCGCGACGACGACGGCACCCGCTACCTGCTCGTCAAACGTTCGTCGGACTCGAGCCTCGTTCGTGACCCGAGAACGGGCGAGGAACGCTACGTCACAAACGATCGACTCGAAACCCTCCCCGAGGAATCCGCGCTCGAGCTGGCCGCTCGAGCCGTCGACGGCGACGTCCGTACCCCTCTCCTGTCGATTCACGACGAACGAACGCTCGGGCTCGTCCTCGAAATCGCCAGACGCGGCCCCCTCGGCGTCCGAGAGATCCTCGGGTACAGCGACTTTTGCGAGAGCGATCTCCACGGCCGACTGGCCGTCCTCACGGCGGGCGGCGTCCTGGAGGAGACCGAGGTCGGCGGCGAGCGCGGGTACGCGATCAGCGAGTCGGCCAGACGCGGACTCGAGGTGCTCACCGAGGGAACGGCGGTCGACGGGGAGCGGTCGCCGTAG
- a CDS encoding DUF7331 family protein gives MNDDTTDGGEPSGEPAGTATIECYETDDGTVFYDAENPLAWMETTQTFSLEEVA, from the coding sequence ATGAACGACGATACGACGGACGGTGGCGAACCGAGTGGCGAACCAGCAGGCACCGCCACGATCGAGTGCTACGAAACCGACGACGGAACCGTCTTTTACGACGCCGAAAACCCCCTCGCCTGGATGGAGACAACCCAGACGTTCTCGCTCGAGGAAGTCGCCTGA